Proteins encoded by one window of bacterium:
- a CDS encoding aminopeptidase — protein sequence MGATTLKAKLFLILFLLPAVTALSEEEMNYEQMAERILASLHLQPGERVFIRYDPTYFAELVAPLRKGIRSVAAIDLAAMEYVGGTERLQGIPVDPMIRKMQREAHLKAFTGLLDVVDVYLWLPAAKGSDLYDVEEEALRNWLKKGGTRRQIHFHWQTGSMMADGLSGEHSEDLDRMYQDALNISYEQLSAAQDRAIELLRSGKVKVTTPEGTDLTFTIGARPFNKQNGDATAERAQGARMLIDREIELPAGVLRTAPIEDSVNGTMVIPVVRFADVTVKNLNLQIRQGRVISITASENGDVAEKALKEAGDVALRFREFGLGFNPKLVIESGNEILPYYGYGAGVVRLSLGDNQELGGNVRGGFVRWFFFPNATVQASNKILVRDGKLVE from the coding sequence ATGGGAGCAACAACTTTAAAGGCGAAACTGTTTCTGATTTTATTTCTTTTACCGGCAGTGACTGCCCTATCGGAAGAGGAAATGAATTACGAGCAAATGGCGGAAAGGATTCTGGCATCGCTTCATCTTCAACCGGGCGAGCGAGTGTTCATCCGTTATGATCCAACATATTTTGCCGAACTTGTGGCTCCTTTGCGCAAAGGAATTCGTTCCGTTGCAGCAATCGACCTTGCAGCAATGGAATATGTGGGAGGGACCGAGCGTTTGCAGGGAATTCCCGTCGACCCGATGATCCGCAAGATGCAAAGAGAGGCGCATCTCAAAGCTTTTACGGGCTTACTCGATGTTGTGGATGTTTATCTCTGGTTGCCGGCTGCAAAAGGAAGCGACCTTTACGATGTTGAAGAGGAAGCGCTGCGGAACTGGTTAAAGAAAGGAGGCACGCGGAGGCAAATTCATTTTCACTGGCAAACCGGAAGCATGATGGCCGACGGTCTATCCGGCGAGCATAGCGAAGATTTGGACCGGATGTATCAGGATGCACTGAATATTTCTTACGAACAACTTTCCGCGGCTCAGGACCGCGCGATCGAGCTGCTCCGTTCCGGTAAAGTGAAAGTAACAACACCGGAAGGAACAGACCTTACTTTCACCATAGGCGCAAGACCGTTCAACAAACAGAATGGAGATGCGACTGCCGAACGCGCGCAAGGAGCGCGCATGTTGATCGACCGGGAAATTGAATTGCCTGCCGGAGTCCTCCGAACCGCCCCCATTGAAGATTCGGTCAACGGAACCATGGTGATCCCGGTTGTGCGATTTGCGGATGTCACTGTAAAAAACTTAAACCTCCAGATCCGGCAAGGACGCGTGATCTCGATCACGGCTTCTGAAAATGGCGATGTCGCGGAAAAAGCCTTAAAAGAAGCAGGTGATGTCGCATTGCGATTTCGCGAGTTCGGTCTGGGATTCAATCCAAAACTGGTGATCGAGTCCGGAAACGAAATTTTACCGTACTACGGATACGGTGCAGGCGTCGTCCGACTCAGTCTGGGCGACAATCAGGAGCTCGGCGGCAATGTTCGCGGGGGCTTCGTCCGGTGGTTCTTTTTCCCAAATGCGACGGTCCAGGCGAGCAATAAGATTCTCGTGCGTGACGGCAAACTGGTCGAGTGA
- a CDS encoding 2Fe-2S iron-sulfur cluster-binding protein, protein MGGSNPYIKTGDIVLPKTKYSIRFEPEDPSMGEAVTIEVDPERIPYHETGQPGSILSTALASGIDIEHSCGGVCACSTCHIIVKEGLDTCNEATDDELDQLEEARGLTMQSRLSCQTVPDGTKDVRIVIPAWNVNLVKETPH, encoded by the coding sequence ATGGGCGGAAGTAATCCTTACATCAAAACAGGTGACATTGTCTTACCGAAGACAAAGTACTCAATTCGTTTTGAGCCGGAAGACCCATCGATGGGAGAAGCTGTGACCATTGAGGTGGATCCCGAGAGAATTCCTTATCACGAGACCGGCCAGCCGGGGAGCATACTCAGCACTGCTCTCGCATCGGGAATTGATATTGAGCATTCCTGCGGTGGTGTTTGCGCATGTTCGACCTGCCACATCATAGTCAAAGAAGGATTGGATACTTGCAATGAAGCAACCGATGACGAGCTGGATCAGCTGGAGGAGGCGCGCGGCTTAACGATGCAATCGCGATTGTCGTGTCAAACTGTACCGGATGGAACCAAAGATGTGCGCATTGTGATTCCGGCCTGGAATGTGAACCTCGTCAAAGAAACCCCGCACTAA
- a CDS encoding 4a-hydroxytetrahydrobiopterin dehydratase, producing the protein MELARIKCEACRRDAPQVTEAELAEYKPQIPDWKLVERNGIRQLERSFSFKDFAEALAFTNQVGALAESENHHPAILTEWGRVTISWWTHKIKGLHRNDFILAARTDIVFNRQDAKTAKSR; encoded by the coding sequence GTGGAACTTGCAAGAATAAAATGTGAAGCCTGCCGCAGGGATGCTCCCCAGGTTACGGAAGCGGAACTGGCGGAATACAAGCCGCAAATCCCTGATTGGAAGCTTGTGGAACGAAATGGAATTCGCCAGCTGGAACGGAGCTTTTCTTTCAAGGATTTCGCTGAGGCTCTTGCGTTTACGAATCAAGTAGGCGCGCTGGCGGAATCAGAGAATCATCATCCGGCAATTCTCACGGAGTGGGGCCGCGTCACGATATCGTGGTGGACTCATAAGATCAAAGGCCTTCACCGCAATGACTTCATTCTAGCAGCCAGAACCGATATTGTTTTTAACCGCCAAGACGCCAAGACCGCCAAGTCACGATAG
- a CDS encoding TlpA family protein disulfide reductase produces MKSLAELPSKHSIVVINFWATWCPPCLVEIPYLNRLHKQRPDVHIYGISTDDPALGREVFKVVERYRIRYPVYMKERSSKDESNREWYQTVDMIPVTFIFKDGKLHNTILGGIEKENELTDAIDGPSEEELYAQEESEEDEDWSEDEEE; encoded by the coding sequence ATGAAATCACTGGCAGAACTGCCCTCGAAACATTCGATTGTTGTGATCAATTTCTGGGCAACCTGGTGTCCACCTTGCCTGGTTGAGATTCCCTATTTGAATCGGTTGCACAAACAGCGTCCTGATGTCCATATTTATGGGATCTCCACGGATGATCCGGCTCTTGGGCGAGAAGTATTTAAGGTTGTTGAGAGATATAGGATCCGCTATCCGGTTTATATGAAAGAGCGAAGCAGCAAAGACGAGTCGAACCGCGAATGGTACCAGACCGTAGACATGATTCCGGTTACGTTCATATTCAAAGATGGAAAACTACACAACACGATTCTGGGTGGCATAGAAAAGGAGAATGAGCTCACGGATGCGATTGATGGTCCTTCAGAAGAGGAGCTGTACGCGCAAGAAGAATCCGAAGAGGATGAAGATTGGTCCGAAGATGAGGAAGAGTAG